One region of Streptomyces leeuwenhoekii genomic DNA includes:
- a CDS encoding amino acid permease: MPSSTTETPPTTGDTSLSHGLKQRHLSMIALGGVIGAGLFVGSGAGIAAAGPSIVIAYALSGLLVMLVMRMLGEMSAAYPSSGSFSAHAERAIGPWAGFTAGWAFWVLLCTAVGLEGIGAAKIVSGWLPGTPEWAWVALFMVVFCGTNLAAVKNFGEFEFWFAALKVGAITLFLVLGVLAIAGVLPGTDSPGASHLSDFLPNGGEGLVVGLLASVFAYGGLETVTIAAAESQDPVRGVASAVRTAMWRIALFYIGSMAVIVTLVPWDSPEVVEKGPYVATLDTLGIPGAGQLMNVVVLVALLSAMNANIYGASRIAYSLVERGEGPKALGRVSGGVPRIAVLASSVFGFICVLLSYWRPNDVFSWLLNMIGAVILVVWIFIAVSQLRLRRRLERETPEKLVVRMWAFPWLTWLALAGMAAIFVLMAREPDTRVQLYSTGGMTLVLAAVGYAWQKARERR, translated from the coding sequence ATGCCCAGCAGCACCACAGAGACGCCGCCGACCACAGGCGACACGTCCCTCTCCCACGGTCTCAAGCAGCGCCACCTGTCGATGATCGCCCTCGGTGGCGTGATCGGCGCCGGACTGTTCGTCGGCTCCGGAGCCGGCATCGCCGCCGCCGGACCGTCGATCGTCATCGCCTACGCCCTCTCCGGCCTCCTCGTGATGCTGGTGATGCGGATGCTGGGCGAGATGTCGGCCGCGTATCCGTCGTCGGGGTCCTTCTCCGCCCACGCCGAGCGGGCCATCGGCCCCTGGGCGGGCTTCACCGCGGGCTGGGCCTTCTGGGTGCTGCTGTGCACGGCGGTCGGTCTGGAGGGCATCGGCGCCGCCAAGATCGTCTCGGGCTGGCTGCCGGGCACGCCGGAGTGGGCCTGGGTCGCGCTGTTCATGGTCGTCTTCTGCGGCACTAACCTGGCCGCCGTGAAGAACTTCGGCGAGTTCGAGTTCTGGTTCGCGGCGCTGAAGGTCGGCGCGATCACCCTCTTCCTGGTGCTCGGCGTGCTGGCCATCGCGGGTGTCCTGCCCGGCACCGACTCCCCCGGCGCCTCCCACCTGAGCGACTTCCTGCCCAACGGCGGTGAGGGCCTGGTCGTCGGCCTGCTCGCCTCCGTCTTCGCCTACGGCGGCCTGGAGACGGTCACCATCGCGGCGGCCGAGTCCCAGGACCCGGTGCGGGGCGTGGCGAGCGCGGTGCGCACGGCGATGTGGCGGATCGCGCTGTTCTACATCGGCTCGATGGCGGTCATCGTCACCCTCGTCCCGTGGGACTCCCCGGAGGTCGTCGAGAAGGGCCCCTACGTCGCCACCCTCGACACCCTCGGCATCCCCGGCGCCGGCCAGCTCATGAACGTCGTCGTGCTGGTCGCGCTGCTGAGCGCGATGAACGCCAACATCTACGGCGCCTCGCGCATCGCCTACTCGCTGGTCGAGCGGGGCGAGGGCCCGAAGGCGCTGGGCCGGGTCTCCGGCGGGGTGCCGCGTATCGCGGTGCTGGCCTCCTCCGTCTTCGGATTCATCTGCGTGCTGCTGAGCTACTGGCGGCCCAACGACGTCTTCTCCTGGCTGCTGAACATGATCGGCGCGGTGATCCTGGTCGTCTGGATCTTCATCGCCGTCTCGCAGCTGCGGCTGCGCCGCCGTCTGGAGCGGGAGACGCCGGAGAAGCTGGTCGTGCGGATGTGGGCCTTCCCGTGGCTGACCTGGCTCGCGCTGGCGGGCATGGCGGCGATCTTCGTCCTGATGGCCCGCGAGCCGGACACCCGTGTGCAGCTCTACTCGACGGGCGGCATGACGCTGGTCCTGGCCGCCGTCGGCTACGCCTGGCAGAAGGCGCGCGAGCGCCGCTGA
- a CDS encoding biotin transporter BioY yields MSTAAAIPSRTGQVLADLLPASRVRDIALVAGGAALTGLAAQISVPVPGSPVPVTGQTFAALLVGTSLGAGRGFLSLALYALVGMAGVPWFAGGASGTAAPSLGYVFGMLLAAAAVGALARRGADRSPWRTAGTMVLGEAIIYAVGVPYLALATGMSATAAIAAGLTPFLIGDALKAALAMGLLPAAWKLAGRR; encoded by the coding sequence ATGAGCACCGCTGCCGCAATCCCTTCCCGCACCGGGCAGGTCCTCGCCGACCTCCTTCCGGCCTCCCGCGTCCGCGACATCGCGCTCGTGGCCGGCGGCGCCGCGCTCACCGGCCTGGCCGCCCAGATCTCCGTCCCCGTGCCGGGCTCCCCGGTGCCGGTGACCGGCCAGACCTTCGCCGCGCTGCTGGTCGGCACCTCCCTGGGTGCCGGCCGCGGATTCCTCTCCCTGGCGCTGTACGCGCTGGTCGGCATGGCGGGTGTGCCGTGGTTCGCCGGCGGCGCCTCCGGGACGGCCGCCCCCTCGCTCGGCTACGTCTTCGGCATGCTGCTCGCCGCCGCGGCCGTGGGCGCGCTGGCCCGCCGCGGCGCCGACCGCTCCCCCTGGCGCACCGCGGGCACGATGGTGCTGGGCGAGGCGATCATCTACGCCGTCGGCGTGCCGTACCTGGCCCTGGCCACCGGCATGTCCGCCACCGCCGCGATCGCGGCCGGCCTCACGCCCTTCCTGATCGGCGACGCGCTGAAGGCGGCCCTGGCGATGGGCCTGCTGCCGGCCGCCTGGAAGCTGGCCGGCCGGCGCTGA
- a CDS encoding amino acid permease produces the protein MTSQPTLNTAASGHGGEPSKPGDPGTQGSGAHGSGLQAGLKNRHLSMIAIGGVIGAGLFVGSSSGIATAGPGILLSYALVGTLVVLVMRMLGEMSAANPTSGSFSAHADRALGPWAGFSIGWLYWFFWVVVLAVEATAGAVILEGWIPAVPQWGWALIVMVVLTATNLVSVGSYGEFEFWFAGIKVVAIGAFIVIGALAVFGVLPGVDSDQAGLGNLTEHGGFLPNGPGAILTGVLLVVFSFMGSEIATLAAGESEDPQRAVTKSTNSIIWRIGVFYLGSIFVVVTLLPWDSKSITEKGSYVAALDTLGIDNAGQIMNFIVLTSVLSCLNSGLYTASRMAFSLGQRGDAPKAFARTTERGVPRTAILVSVAFGFAAVFFNYKFPDSVFLFLVNSSGAVALFVWLVICFSQLRMRKIIQAEAPEKLVVKMWLYPYLTWATAALIVFVLGYMLTDTEHDGRTTMLLSLLVAAIVLVIAFVKERIARGRKAEAAPVD, from the coding sequence ATGACCTCGCAGCCGACCCTGAACACGGCCGCCAGCGGCCACGGAGGCGAGCCCTCGAAGCCCGGTGACCCCGGGACCCAGGGCTCCGGAGCACACGGTTCCGGCCTCCAGGCCGGGCTCAAGAACCGCCATCTGTCGATGATCGCCATCGGTGGTGTCATCGGGGCGGGACTCTTCGTGGGCTCCAGCTCCGGCATCGCCACCGCGGGCCCCGGCATCCTCCTGTCCTACGCCCTGGTCGGCACCCTCGTGGTGCTCGTGATGCGCATGCTCGGCGAGATGTCGGCCGCCAATCCGACCTCCGGCTCGTTCTCCGCGCACGCCGACCGGGCGCTCGGCCCCTGGGCCGGGTTCTCCATCGGCTGGCTGTACTGGTTCTTCTGGGTCGTGGTGCTGGCGGTGGAGGCCACCGCCGGGGCCGTGATCCTGGAGGGCTGGATCCCCGCCGTGCCCCAGTGGGGCTGGGCACTGATCGTGATGGTGGTGCTCACCGCCACCAACCTGGTCTCGGTCGGCTCCTACGGTGAGTTCGAGTTCTGGTTCGCCGGGATCAAGGTCGTCGCCATCGGCGCCTTCATCGTCATCGGCGCGCTGGCCGTCTTCGGGGTGCTGCCGGGCGTCGACAGCGACCAGGCGGGCCTGGGCAACCTCACCGAGCACGGCGGCTTCCTGCCCAACGGGCCCGGCGCCATCCTCACCGGTGTGCTGCTGGTCGTCTTCTCCTTCATGGGCAGCGAGATCGCCACCCTGGCCGCCGGCGAGTCCGAGGACCCGCAGCGGGCCGTCACCAAGTCGACCAACAGCATCATCTGGCGGATCGGCGTCTTCTACCTCGGCTCGATCTTCGTCGTGGTGACCCTGCTGCCGTGGGACTCGAAGTCGATCACCGAGAAGGGCTCCTACGTGGCCGCCCTGGACACCCTCGGGATCGACAACGCCGGGCAGATCATGAACTTCATCGTGCTGACGTCCGTGCTGTCCTGCCTCAACTCGGGGCTGTACACCGCCTCCCGCATGGCGTTCTCGCTCGGCCAGCGGGGAGACGCGCCCAAGGCGTTCGCCCGGACCACCGAGCGGGGCGTGCCGCGCACGGCGATCCTGGTCTCGGTCGCGTTCGGCTTCGCGGCCGTCTTCTTCAACTACAAGTTCCCCGACTCCGTCTTCCTCTTCCTCGTCAACTCCTCCGGGGCCGTCGCCCTGTTCGTCTGGCTGGTGATCTGCTTCTCGCAGCTCCGGATGCGCAAGATCATCCAGGCGGAGGCACCGGAGAAGCTGGTCGTGAAGATGTGGCTGTACCCGTACCTGACCTGGGCGACGGCCGCGCTGATCGTCTTCGTGCTGGGGTACATGCTGACCGACACCGAGCACGACGGGCGCACGACGATGCTGCTGTCGCTGCTCGTCGCCGCGATCGTGCTCGTCATCGCCTTCGTCAAGGAGAGGATCGCGCGCGGCCGGAAGGCCGAGGCGGCCCCGGTGGACTGA
- a CDS encoding ribose-5-phosphate isomerase codes for MRVYLGSDHAGFELKNHLVEWLKAAGHEPVDCGPHIYDAQDDYPPFCLRAAEKTAADPGALGIVIGGSGNGEQIAANKVKGVRAALAWSEETAALGRQHNDANVVAVGARMHSTEEATKFVETFLNTPFSGDERHVRRIDMLAAYETTGDLPPIPAHHPQR; via the coding sequence ATGCGCGTGTACCTCGGTTCCGACCATGCCGGCTTCGAACTCAAGAACCACCTCGTGGAGTGGCTCAAGGCCGCGGGCCACGAGCCCGTCGACTGCGGCCCGCACATCTACGACGCCCAGGACGACTACCCGCCCTTCTGCCTCCGCGCCGCCGAGAAGACGGCCGCGGACCCCGGCGCCCTGGGCATCGTGATCGGCGGCTCCGGCAACGGTGAGCAGATCGCGGCCAACAAGGTCAAGGGCGTCCGCGCGGCCCTCGCCTGGAGCGAGGAGACCGCGGCGCTGGGCCGCCAGCACAACGACGCCAACGTCGTCGCGGTCGGCGCGCGCATGCACTCCACCGAGGAGGCGACGAAGTTCGTCGAGACCTTCCTCAACACCCCCTTCTCCGGTGACGAGCGTCACGTCCGCCGCATCGACATGCTCGCGGCCTACGAGACCACCGGCGACCTGCCCCCGATCCCCGCCCACCACCCGCAGCGGTAA
- a CDS encoding Fpg/Nei family DNA glycosylase — protein sequence MPEGHTIHRLAQDYAAAFAGTTVRVTSPQGKFSDAAALLDGTALHTADAHGKHLFLGFGAPGRSPAPDAFDPSLAHWVHIHLGLFGKVAFGDAPAPPPADTVRLRLANGTAYVDLRGPTTCALITHDEKRAIHDRLGPDPLRPDADPALAFARVRRSRTTIAALLMDQKVIAGVGNVYRAEVLFRHGIDPYRPGRDITPAEWDAIWHDLVALMSEGVRNNRIDTVRPEHTPEAMGRPPRVDDHGGEVYVYRRAARPCHVCGGEIRTAELAARNLFWCPACQRN from the coding sequence GTGCCAGAGGGCCACACCATCCACCGCCTGGCCCAGGACTACGCCGCCGCCTTCGCCGGCACCACCGTGCGGGTCACCAGCCCCCAGGGCAAGTTCTCCGACGCCGCCGCCCTCCTGGACGGCACCGCCCTGCACACCGCCGACGCCCACGGCAAGCACCTCTTCCTCGGCTTCGGCGCCCCGGGCCGCTCCCCGGCGCCCGACGCGTTCGACCCGTCGCTCGCCCACTGGGTCCACATCCACCTCGGCCTCTTCGGCAAGGTCGCCTTCGGCGACGCCCCCGCGCCCCCGCCGGCCGACACCGTCCGCCTGCGCCTGGCGAACGGCACGGCGTACGTCGACCTCCGCGGCCCCACCACCTGCGCCCTGATCACCCACGACGAGAAGCGGGCGATACACGACCGTCTCGGCCCCGACCCGCTGCGCCCGGACGCCGACCCGGCCCTCGCCTTCGCGCGCGTCCGCCGCAGCCGTACCACGATCGCCGCGCTGCTGATGGACCAGAAGGTCATCGCCGGCGTCGGCAACGTCTACCGGGCCGAGGTCCTCTTCCGCCACGGCATCGACCCCTACCGCCCGGGCAGGGACATCACCCCCGCCGAGTGGGACGCGATCTGGCACGACCTGGTCGCCCTCATGAGCGAGGGCGTCCGCAACAACCGCATCGACACCGTCCGCCCGGAGCACACCCCGGAGGCGATGGGCCGCCCGCCGCGCGTGGACGACCACGGCGGCGAGGTGTACGTCTACCGCAGGGCCGCCCGGCCCTGCCACGTCTGTGGCGGCGAGATCCGCACCGCCGAACTCGCCGCCCGCAACCTCTTCTGGTGCCCGGCCTGCCAGCGGAACTGA
- a CDS encoding GNAT family N-acetyltransferase — MATDHARGGRADRAGGGTELRVLRPEDWDRWYDNLLRAFGGAVESDEERGLWRALTEYDRFLAAWDGGEVVGTAGAFSFRMTVPGGALVEAAGVTMVSVAATHRRRGVLTALMRRQLDDVRAWGESLAVLTASEPPIYGRFGYGAGSFQLGAEIDTARVSLAVPAGTDGVRLRYAAPAEVLEACEAVYARLVPGRPGMLARHRPGWERLGLLDPEDAREGASPLQCVVAERGGETVGFARFRVKLGWGPSGHDGAVVLEELYGLDPAAQAALWRFLFDIDLTSALVVRGRPVDEGWQHQVSDIRRCLLRVRDQYYVRLVDVGAALEARTYQAPVDVVLEVSDPFCPWNEGRWRLTGDAKGASCARTSDAAEISLSVRKLGAAYLGGVSLASLAAAGRVREVRRGALAEASPAFGSAVAPWLPHGF, encoded by the coding sequence ATGGCGACTGACCACGCGAGGGGCGGCCGGGCGGACCGGGCCGGGGGCGGCACGGAGCTGCGGGTGCTGCGCCCGGAGGACTGGGACCGTTGGTACGACAATCTGCTGCGGGCCTTCGGCGGGGCCGTGGAGTCGGACGAGGAGCGCGGGCTGTGGCGGGCGCTGACCGAGTACGACCGTTTCCTCGCCGCCTGGGACGGCGGTGAGGTCGTGGGGACGGCGGGGGCGTTCTCCTTCCGGATGACCGTGCCCGGCGGGGCGCTGGTGGAGGCGGCGGGCGTCACCATGGTCAGCGTGGCCGCCACGCACCGGCGGCGCGGGGTGCTGACCGCGCTGATGCGGCGGCAGTTGGACGACGTACGGGCCTGGGGCGAGTCGCTGGCGGTGCTCACCGCCTCCGAGCCGCCCATCTACGGGCGGTTCGGGTACGGCGCCGGGAGCTTCCAGCTCGGTGCGGAGATCGACACCGCCCGGGTGTCGCTGGCGGTGCCGGCCGGCACCGACGGCGTACGGCTGCGCTACGCGGCGCCCGCGGAGGTGCTGGAGGCGTGCGAGGCGGTGTACGCGCGGTTGGTGCCGGGGCGGCCCGGCATGCTGGCCCGGCACCGGCCGGGCTGGGAGCGGCTCGGACTGCTCGACCCGGAGGACGCGCGGGAGGGGGCGTCGCCGCTGCAGTGCGTCGTGGCCGAGCGCGGCGGGGAGACCGTCGGTTTCGCGCGGTTCCGGGTCAAGCTGGGCTGGGGGCCGTCCGGGCACGACGGCGCGGTAGTCCTGGAGGAGCTGTACGGTCTCGATCCGGCGGCCCAGGCGGCGCTGTGGCGGTTCCTGTTCGACATCGACCTGACGTCGGCGCTGGTGGTGCGGGGGCGGCCCGTCGACGAGGGCTGGCAGCACCAGGTGTCCGACATCCGGCGCTGTCTGCTGCGCGTGCGGGACCAGTACTACGTGCGGCTGGTGGACGTGGGGGCGGCGCTGGAGGCGCGGACGTACCAGGCGCCGGTGGATGTGGTGCTGGAGGTGTCCGACCCCTTCTGCCCATGGAACGAGGGCCGTTGGCGGCTGACCGGGGACGCCAAGGGGGCGTCCTGCGCGCGGACCTCGGACGCGGCCGAGATCTCCCTGTCCGTGCGGAAGTTGGGGGCGGCCTACCTCGGGGGCGTGTCGCTCGCGTCGCTGGCGGCGGCCGGGCGGGTGCGCGAGGTGCGGCGGGGGGCGCTGGCGGAGGCGTCGCCGGCGTTCGGCAGCGCGGTGGCGCCGTGGCTGCCGCACGGGTTCTGA
- a CDS encoding PP2C family protein-serine/threonine phosphatase: MAAGRQRRAAAETFTARVKKRWHRARVGVRKAAVDYFRGDGSDWVALAGLLLTIPVIALTTMANPVWCAPAALVLPVVVGGLVLRPASLLGLYAAAAAALIVESVRLGPYTEGPSRVTPGVVLVVAACGFFGLLLAQFRSRVGVPWRRGHTMLFDLRERIRVQSKLPQLPPGWHREMALRPAGGQSFSGDFVVAARTNGGRTLEVVLTDVSGKGMDAGSRALLLSGAFGGLLGSLPPHSFLPAANGYLLRQDWEEGFATSIHLVLDLDSGDYELYSAGHPPGLQLSAGTGRWEEKSAEGPLLGVYDGAQFDPVKGSLRPGDVLMLFTDGLVETAERDIAEGIDRLTGEADRYVAGGFHGAAWHLIEAVAKDVNDDRALLLICREGTSA; this comes from the coding sequence ATGGCAGCAGGACGACAGCGGCGCGCGGCGGCCGAGACGTTCACGGCCCGGGTGAAGAAGCGGTGGCACCGGGCCCGCGTCGGCGTGCGCAAAGCCGCCGTCGACTACTTCCGCGGCGACGGCTCGGACTGGGTGGCGCTGGCCGGGCTGCTGCTGACCATCCCCGTGATCGCGCTGACGACGATGGCCAACCCCGTGTGGTGCGCCCCGGCCGCGCTGGTCCTGCCGGTCGTCGTCGGCGGCCTGGTGCTGCGCCCGGCGAGCCTGCTCGGCCTGTACGCGGCGGCGGCCGCCGCGCTGATCGTGGAGTCGGTGCGCCTGGGACCGTACACCGAGGGCCCGTCCCGGGTCACCCCGGGCGTGGTCCTGGTCGTGGCGGCCTGCGGCTTCTTCGGGCTGCTGCTCGCCCAGTTCCGCAGCCGGGTCGGCGTGCCCTGGCGGCGCGGCCACACCATGCTCTTCGACCTGCGCGAACGCATCCGCGTCCAGAGCAAGCTGCCCCAACTGCCACCGGGCTGGCACCGGGAGATGGCGCTGCGCCCGGCGGGCGGCCAGTCCTTCTCCGGCGACTTCGTGGTCGCCGCCCGGACCAACGGCGGGCGGACGCTGGAGGTGGTCCTCACCGACGTCTCCGGCAAGGGCATGGACGCCGGCTCGCGCGCCCTGCTGCTGTCGGGCGCCTTCGGCGGCCTGCTGGGCAGCCTGCCCCCGCACTCCTTCCTCCCGGCCGCCAACGGCTATCTGCTGCGCCAGGACTGGGAGGAGGGCTTCGCCACCTCCATCCACCTGGTCCTGGACCTCGACTCCGGCGACTACGAGCTGTACTCCGCCGGGCACCCGCCGGGCCTCCAGCTCAGCGCGGGCACCGGCCGCTGGGAGGAGAAGAGCGCCGAGGGCCCGCTGCTGGGGGTGTACGACGGCGCCCAGTTCGACCCGGTCAAGGGCTCCCTGCGCCCGGGCGACGTGCTGATGCTGTTCACCGACGGCCTCGTGGAGACCGCCGAGCGCGACATCGCCGAGGGCATCGACCGCCTCACCGGCGAGGCGGACCGCTACGTCGCCGGCGGCTTCCACGGCGCCGCCTGGCACCTCATCGAGGCGGTCGCCAAGGACGTCAACGACGACCGGGCGCTGCTGCTCATCTGCCGGGAAGGCACGTCGGCCTAG
- a CDS encoding HD domain-containing protein encodes MTPEPPLSPADVEAVARAAHAGQTDKAGRPYAEHLRAVAEGVRRRGGDADQIAAAWLHDAVEDDALPETWLRSAALSRRTKDIVLAVTKRAGEPPEAYAARILATPGALLVKEADLAHNADPARLAVLDEATRTRLTGKYARMRALLGLGEEGAETARGSR; translated from the coding sequence ATGACACCTGAGCCGCCGCTATCCCCGGCCGACGTGGAAGCCGTCGCCCGCGCCGCCCACGCCGGACAGACCGACAAGGCGGGCCGCCCCTACGCCGAGCACCTGCGGGCCGTCGCCGAGGGTGTGCGGCGGCGCGGCGGTGACGCCGACCAGATCGCGGCGGCCTGGCTGCACGACGCCGTCGAGGACGACGCGCTGCCGGAGACCTGGCTGCGCTCGGCGGCGCTGAGCCGCCGCACCAAGGACATCGTCCTCGCGGTCACCAAGCGCGCCGGTGAGCCGCCCGAGGCGTACGCGGCACGCATCCTCGCCACGCCGGGCGCGCTGCTGGTCAAGGAGGCGGACCTGGCCCACAACGCCGACCCGGCCCGCCTCGCCGTCCTGGACGAGGCGACCCGGACGCGGCTGACCGGGAAGTACGCCCGTATGCGCGCCCTTCTCGGCCTGGGCGAGGAGGGGGCGGAAACGGCCCGGGGATCTCGGTGA
- a CDS encoding acyltransferase family protein: MTDSLRPYGNRRTPLPPAQSSVPGVPSPRPTPQNQHDSRAAPSPAAGARPTGSGRQRDAFFDNAKYLAIVLVGVGHAWGQILDGNRTVETLYRVVYTFHMPAFIIISGYFSRGFDMTPRRVKRLVTGVAVPYVVFEIAYSLHKRVVDHDPQHDISLLDPTYLLWFLCALFVWRLTTPLWKTVRRPLPIALAIALLASMTPSIGNDLNMQRVLQFLPCFVLGLMMRPEHFQLVRRRSVRIWSVPVAAAAVAVAWWSVPRMDTAWFYRNTTAQSIGAPWWTGPVVTLALFGCSLVLTACFFAWVPGRRMWFTALGAGTIYGYLLHGFLVKTGNYEGWFGLPALSGPAGEIGLTVLAAVVITLLCTAPVRRVLRCVVEPGMEWAFRRDAAELAREREKRDGTGQRVEREQREKVSA, encoded by the coding sequence ATGACTGACTCGCTACGCCCGTACGGCAACCGCAGGACACCACTCCCCCCGGCGCAGTCGTCGGTTCCGGGAGTGCCGAGTCCGCGGCCCACCCCGCAGAACCAGCACGACAGCCGCGCGGCCCCGTCCCCGGCCGCGGGCGCCCGGCCCACCGGATCCGGCAGACAGCGCGACGCGTTCTTCGACAACGCCAAGTACCTGGCGATCGTGCTGGTCGGCGTGGGCCACGCCTGGGGGCAGATCCTCGACGGCAACCGGACCGTGGAGACCCTCTACCGGGTGGTCTACACCTTCCACATGCCGGCCTTCATCATCATCTCCGGCTACTTCTCACGCGGCTTCGACATGACCCCCAGGCGCGTCAAGCGGCTGGTCACCGGCGTCGCCGTCCCGTACGTCGTCTTCGAGATCGCCTATTCGCTCCACAAGCGCGTCGTCGACCACGATCCCCAGCACGACATCAGCCTGCTGGACCCCACGTACCTGCTGTGGTTCCTGTGCGCGCTGTTCGTCTGGCGGCTGACCACCCCCCTGTGGAAGACGGTCCGCCGGCCGCTCCCGATCGCGCTCGCCATCGCCCTGCTGGCGTCCATGACGCCCTCCATCGGCAACGACCTGAACATGCAGCGGGTGCTGCAGTTCCTGCCGTGCTTCGTGCTTGGCCTGATGATGCGTCCCGAGCACTTCCAGCTCGTGCGCCGCCGCTCGGTGCGGATCTGGTCGGTGCCGGTGGCCGCGGCGGCCGTGGCCGTCGCCTGGTGGTCGGTACCGCGGATGGACACCGCGTGGTTCTACCGCAACACCACCGCGCAGAGCATCGGTGCCCCCTGGTGGACCGGGCCGGTGGTGACGCTCGCGCTCTTCGGCTGCTCCCTGGTCCTGACCGCCTGTTTCTTCGCCTGGGTCCCCGGCCGGCGGATGTGGTTCACCGCGCTCGGCGCCGGGACGATCTACGGCTATCTGCTCCACGGGTTCCTGGTGAAGACCGGCAACTACGAGGGCTGGTTCGGCCTGCCCGCGCTGAGCGGGCCGGCCGGCGAGATCGGCCTGACCGTCCTCGCGGCCGTCGTCATCACGCTGCTGTGCACCGCGCCGGTGCGGCGCGTCCTGCGGTGTGTGGTGGAACCGGGGATGGAGTGGGCGTTCAGGCGGGACGCGGCCGAGCTGGCGAGGGAACGTGAGAAGCGGGACGGGACCGGGCAGCGCGTGGAGCGCGAGCAGCGGGAGAAGGTCAGCGCCTAG
- the tig gene encoding trigger factor: MKSAVETLNPTRVRLTVEVPFEELKDSLDAAYKKINQQVTVKGFRKGKVPARVIDQRFGRGAVLEEAVNEALPKFYTDAVNEAELSPLGQPEVDITELKDGETLNFTAEVDVRPAIEIPDYSGIEVEVDAVEVTDEDVEKSVEQLRERFASTSPVERAAEDGDVVTIDLEAKVDGEVLEDGVAKDVSYTIGSGELLDGIDDAVKGLSADEEATFTSELKGGSAAGKEAEVTVKVTQVAKRELPELDDEFAQLASEFDTLEELKADSRKRLENMKRYDQATQAQERVLDKLLELVEVPVPEKLLEDEINTRKHNLEHHQLGQMGLTLDKYLELQGKTAEEFDEETREAAVKGIKTQFVLDELVKQEKLNVSQEELTEHLMRRAASSGMSPDQFAQAVVQQGQVPLLVGEVARGKALAAVVEKATVKDTNGEIVDLDDEDETEEAAEAATDSTEAEAEEKNEG, encoded by the coding sequence GTGAAGAGCGCCGTGGAGACCCTGAACCCGACTCGGGTTCGGCTCACTGTCGAGGTGCCCTTCGAGGAGCTCAAGGACAGCCTCGACGCGGCGTACAAGAAGATCAACCAGCAGGTCACGGTGAAGGGCTTCCGCAAGGGCAAGGTCCCGGCCCGGGTCATCGACCAGCGGTTCGGCCGCGGTGCCGTGCTGGAGGAGGCCGTCAACGAGGCGCTTCCCAAGTTCTACACCGACGCGGTCAACGAGGCCGAGCTGAGCCCGCTGGGCCAGCCCGAGGTCGACATCACGGAGCTGAAGGACGGCGAGACGCTGAACTTCACCGCCGAGGTCGACGTCCGCCCCGCCATCGAGATCCCGGACTACTCCGGCATCGAGGTCGAGGTCGACGCCGTCGAGGTCACCGACGAGGACGTCGAGAAGTCGGTCGAGCAGCTCCGCGAGCGCTTCGCCTCGACCTCCCCGGTCGAGCGCGCCGCCGAGGACGGCGACGTCGTGACGATCGACCTGGAGGCCAAGGTCGACGGCGAGGTGCTGGAGGACGGCGTCGCCAAGGACGTCTCCTACACCATCGGCTCCGGCGAGCTGCTGGACGGCATCGACGACGCCGTCAAGGGCCTGTCCGCCGACGAGGAGGCCACCTTCACCTCCGAGCTGAAGGGCGGCTCGGCGGCCGGCAAGGAGGCCGAGGTCACCGTCAAGGTCACCCAGGTCGCCAAGCGCGAGCTGCCGGAGCTGGACGACGAGTTCGCTCAGCTCGCCTCCGAGTTCGACACCCTCGAGGAGCTCAAGGCGGACAGCCGCAAGCGCCTGGAGAACATGAAGCGGTACGACCAGGCCACGCAGGCCCAGGAGCGCGTCCTGGACAAGCTGCTGGAGCTGGTCGAGGTCCCGGTCCCCGAGAAGCTGCTCGAGGACGAGATCAACACCCGCAAGCACAACCTCGAGCACCACCAGCTCGGCCAGATGGGCCTCACCCTCGACAAGTACCTGGAGCTCCAGGGCAAGACCGCCGAGGAGTTCGACGAGGAGACCCGCGAGGCCGCGGTCAAGGGCATCAAGACCCAGTTCGTGCTCGACGAGCTCGTCAAGCAGGAGAAGCTCAACGTCAGCCAGGAGGAGCTCACCGAGCACCTCATGCGGCGTGCGGCCTCCTCCGGCATGTCCCCCGACCAGTTCGCCCAGGCCGTCGTCCAGCAGGGCCAGGTCCCGCTGCTGGTCGGCGAGGTCGCCCGCGGCAAGGCCCTGGCCGCCGTGGTCGAGAAGGCCACGGTCAAGGACACCAACGGCGAGATCGTCGACCTCGACGACGAGGACGAGACGGAGGAGGCCGCCGAGGCCGCCACCGACTCCACCGAGGCCGAGGCCGAGGAGAAGAACGAGGGCTGA